Proteins from a genomic interval of Corvus moneduloides isolate bCorMon1 chromosome 6, bCorMon1.pri, whole genome shotgun sequence:
- the TNNI2 gene encoding troponin I, fast skeletal muscle, producing the protein MSDEEKRRRAATARRQHLKSAMLQLAATEIEKEAAAKEVEKQNYLAEHCPPLSLPGSMQELQELCKKLHAKIESVDEERYDTEVKLQKTTKELEDLSQKLFDLRGKFKRPPLRRVRMSADAMLRALLGSKHKVCMDLRANLKQVKKEDTEKEKDLRDVGDWRKNIEEKSGMEGRKKMFEAGES; encoded by the exons ATGTCTGA TGAAGAG aaaaggaggagggcAGCCACTGCCCGTCGGCAGCACCTGAAG agtGCTATGCTCCAGCTGGCTGCcactgaaatagaaaaagaagcagctgctaaagaagtggaaaagcaaaactaCCTGGCAGAACATTGCCCTCCTCTGTCGCTCCCAGGATCCATGCAGGAACTTCAG gagctgtgcaAAAAGCTTCATGCCAAGATAGAGTCAGTGGATGAAGAGAGGTATGACACAGAGGTGAAGCTACAGAAGACTACCAAGGAG CTGGAAGACTTGAGCCAGAAACTCTTTGACCTGCGTGGCAAGTTCAAGCGGCCGCCGCTGCGCAGGGTGCGCATGTCTGCTGACGCGATGCTGCGGGCCCTGCTGGGCTCCAAGCACAAGGTCTGCATGGACCTCCGAGCCAACCTGAAGCAAGTGAAGAAGGAGGACACTGAGAAG gAGAAGGATCTCCGCGATGTCGGTGACTGGAGGAAGAACATTGAGGAGAAGTCTGGCATGGAGGGCAGAAAGAAGATGTTCGAGGCTGGCGAGTCCTAA
- the SYT8 gene encoding synaptotagmin-8: protein MAVAARKGRTTASPHTSITTTAWPGSLDSWLSWIPLPKWALITVAVAGAVLFLLFLICIVKCCCSKKKHKKKERIGLCAVSNSTTTSLVQPEMEDLERGVEQKWRGKLQYSLEYNFRKQELKVGVKQAVELKAMDSGGTSDPYVIVYLTSDVKKRYETKVYRKTLNPIFNESFTFQVPQAEVSESTLVMQIYDFNRFAKHDIIGEVRLPLASIDLQHVIEQWSDLAVASKVEEEHLGEICFSLRYVPSTGKLTVLILEAKQLKRMDSHGLSDPFVKVHLILNRKKWKKKKTSVKKNTLSPYFNEVFVFEVPFSQIQNVDVVISVWDHDKVTKNEPIGKLFLGCRATGNQLRHWSDMLSNPRRPLAQWHILQPPEVVDKALELKSHLKLPLHSR from the exons ATGGCAGTGGCAGCCAGGAAAGGCAGGACTACGGCCTCCCCACACACCAGCATCACCACCACGGCTTGGCCGGGCTCCCTGGACAGCTGGCTTAGCTGGATCCCAT TACCCAAATGGGCGCTCATCACCGTGGCTGTAGCAGGGGCcgttctcttccttctcttcctcatctGCATTGTCAAGTGCTGTTGTAGCAAGAAGAAGCACAAGAAGAAGGAGAGAATCGGCTTGTGTGCCGTCAGCAACTCCACCACAACCAGCCTT GTCCAGCCTGAGATGGAGGACCTGGAGCGGGGAGTAGAGCAGAAGTGGCGAGGAAAGCTGCAGTACTCCCTGGAGTACAACTTCCGCAAACAGGAG ctgaaagTTGGTGTGAAGCAGGCAGTTGAGCTGAAGGCCATGGACAGCGGAGGCACATCTGATCCATATGTGATCGTCTACCTAACGTCTGATGTGAAAAAGAGATATGAGACCAAGGTTTACCGCAAGACTCTGAACCCCATCTTCAATGAGAGCTTCACTTTCCAG GTACCCCAGGCTGAGGTGTCTGAATCCACACTGGTGATGCAGATCTATGACTTCAACCGCTTTGCCAAGCATGACATCATTGGTGAGGTCAGGCTGCCCCTGGCCAGCATCGACCTGCAGCATGTCATCGAGCAGTGGAGTGACCTGGCGGTGGCCAGTAAAGTGGAG GAGGAGCATCTGGGTGAGATCTGCTTCTCACTGCGCTACGTCCCCAGCACTGGCAAGCTGACGGTGCTGATCCTGGAAGCCAAGCAACTGAAGCGGATGGATTCTCATGGACTCTCAG ATCCTTTTGTCAAGGTGCATCTCATACTGAAcaggaagaaatggaagaaaaaaaagacaagtgtGAAGAAAAACACCTTAAGCCCCTACTTCAATGAGGTGTTTGTTTTTGAGGTGCCTTTCAGTCAGATCCAG AATGTGGATGTGGTCATCTCCGTCTGGGATCATGACAAAGTGACCAAGAATGAGCCCATTGGCAAACTCTTCCTGGGCTGCCGAGCCACGGGCAACCAGCTGCGGCACTGGTCCGACATGCTGTCCAACCCACGCCGGCCCCTCGCCCAGTGGCAcatcctgcagcccccagaggTGGTCGACAAAGCCCTGGAACTGAAGTCCCACCTCAAGCTGCCCCTGCACTCCAGATAG